The stretch of DNA ACCCGGACGGGTTCACGTTTCAGAGAGCATATGCCGTTTGCTTTCGGGCAGTTTTGATTTTGAGCCTAGAGGCGAAATCGAACTGAAAGGACAGGGGAAAATATTCACATACTATATGAAACCGAAGCCAATACGGGGCCAAATCCTGGATTCACTCAAAGAGCAATAGTTGGCCGATCCGGAAACTCTACCCGAACTGGAACGTGAACGTCTTATCACCTTCTAATCTTCTTGCCTTGCGCGCTGCACGAAAACGGACACAACTCGCTGACGCTGCATTCTGAACACTTGGGCGCGCGGGCAGAACATACTGCCCTCCCGTGAAAGACAAGATAGTGCGAGAACATCGTCCAATTCTCGTTCGGCACAACTTTCATAAGGTCCTGCTCAATCTTGGCGGGATCGGCGTGTTTGGTTAACCCCAATCGTTGGCTGAGCCGTGTGCAATGCGTGTCGACGATGATCCCTTGCGTATTGAAGCATTCTCCAAGGATCACATTGGCCGTCTTGCGGCCTACACCGTCCAGTTGAAGCAATTCCTCCATTGTCCCCGGAACCTTGCCGCCAAAACGTTCGATGATTGTTCGGCACGCGCTGCGGATACTCTTCGCCTTCTGCCGGTAGAAACCGCAGGAATGGATGGCCTTCTCCAATTCCCCTTCCGGAGCGCTTGCATAGTCCTGCGGGCATCGATACTTCTTGAATAGGTCCTTTGTAACAATGTTCACGCGCTCGTCCGTACATTGGGCGGCAAGTATCGTCGAGATCATGAGTTGAAGCGGATCAACAAAATCGAGCGAACACTGCGCGTCGGGATAGTCCTT from Candidatus Hydrogenedentota bacterium encodes:
- the nth gene encoding endonuclease III, whose product is MAKAIKQTLTANRERAVEIFKRLEKDYPDAQCSLDFVDPLQLMISTILAAQCTDERVNIVTKDLFKKYRCPQDYASAPEGELEKAIHSCGFYRQKAKSIRSACRTIIERFGGKVPGTMEELLQLDGVGRKTANVILGECFNTQGIIVDTHCTRLSQRLGLTKHADPAKIEQDLMKVVPNENWTMFSHYLVFHGRAVCSARAPKCSECSVSELCPFSCSAQGKKIRR